A region of the Lycium barbarum isolate Lr01 chromosome 1, ASM1917538v2, whole genome shotgun sequence genome:
CGTGCATTCATTTAATCAGTTAGACATCTATTAGCAGCATTTCACAGTGTAGAACTTTCTCTGAAGCTAGAGAAGTCATGTAACATATCTTTAGGACATCTAATGAGACAAACCACAAGCTGGATTAAACAAACAAGAGGAAAAACTGTAAACAAACTACGGATGCCAAGTTCAAGTTAAACACAGCTCCATCTGGAAGTCTCTACATAAAAGAGAATTGTGAAACAATAAAAATGATAAATATGGAAAGATGAATTCAAAAAAAGTAACGAGGATTCATGAAATGCTGTGAACTGTTAACTTTATGATGTATGGACACTCCATAAAATCTAAAGCATGAATGTTATTCTCAATTTGCTTTTGTTCCGGGTTCAAATTATCATAGGCACTAATCTCTCAGTACTGGAATTTAGCAAAGAATAGTTTTCCACAGTATAGTTGCTTACATCTTATCACTGACATCTTCCAGCAGGTTCATCAATTTCTTGGCTAATTGCTGCCTCCGATATTCAGGAGCAACAGTTACTGCAGTGACGTGACCATGCCAAGATTCACCTTGCCCTTCAACTTTTCCCATAACTGTACACATAAGCTAAACACTAGTAAAAAAACAGATGTTTCTTAGGAGTAATTTTATGAAACACTGATAACAAACTCTCTTGCATGTTGAGAATGCACCAGCCAGTAGCCAAACTAAGACAAAATTACATAATTGAAATTTTAAAAGACACCTGCAAAAACTAGTAAATGAAACCTTTTCACCAAAGGGAGCAATAGAAAATGATTACTTGCATCCGTCTTAAACCTAGGATCTGTTACTGGAAATTTTGCAAGGGAAAACATAGTGGCATATGCATCTAGGGGGCCAGAGTTACTGAAACCTACCTAAGCATCACAAGTAATCTACTTTCTGTTGCCAATCACTTTTTGAAGGAGAAatgaaattaagaagataaaggcCAGCAAAGATCCTTGTTACAACAAAGCATCCATGCAGTACTGTTTGATCCAAATTCAATAAAATGAAGTGATTCTTTGTCAACTAAGTTGACAAAGAAAAGCAAGAAAGTCACATTTAATGTATACCCTGCGTCAAACAGTGCTGCTGAAGATCTTGATAAATTGCTGTGTCTCAAGCCCAAAGTCCAAATTGCTGTGTCTCAAAACCAATCAGAAGCTACAATCTAGAGAGAATCTACCAGAATGAATGGAGTAGACTACACCTAATTGCCAAGGCTAGATGGCTGTGTGATATCAAGGAGGAGAGAAAAGAGGCCAGCCAAGCACCCAATGCTCAGAGCTTGTAATCATTAGCTACTAATTCTAGGATGGTATAGCATTGTCGAATGAGCAGCTGGTTACTTTCCCTAGCTGAATGTCATCATCTTGGAAAGTACTACGATGATATAATAATCAGTCGAGTACAAGGCATCTGACAACTAAGGGATAAGGGACTATAGCATATGGTAGACACCATAATCTCCTCTAATCTAAGTAAGTAGCTTCCGGAACCACAGAGTGTTATAGAATCATCGACAAGGTAAATCACTATTAAAGTACAACGACTCACTGCAGGCAGTTAAGGACTTGAGGCTACTAAAACGGATTAAATTTGATCGTCAGATCATGATAAAAGTGGCAGAAAACAATTTTCTCTTGAAAAAGCAGGTAAGATTAAATTAGAGCTTTAGGTATATTACTATCAATTCTTGCAACTTATTTCTTGATCTTCAAAGAATTTTGTATTCCTAAAACACTCTATCTCTTACTACTTAAGTAGCTCCTAGCTACAACTAAGGCATTTTTTTAATGCTTCAAACTTATATTTGATATTTCTAATTTACCCAATCTgcaataaaataaataatcatCAGTTGCATGCCTAAATCATCCCAAAAAAGCTACAACAACAagaacatacccagtgtaatcccacaagtgaggtctggggagggtagtgtgtgcagaccttacccctaccttgggaggtagagaggctaaCTACAACAAAATAATACGATAATTGAAGTACACGAAACAATATATAGTAACCGAAATTGAAGAACATCCCAAAAAAACTATGAATTTTAAAATCTACACTTAAAGAACTCACTGTATCCCATGATGTGGCCGCCAGGAGCCTCTGCAACGTGGAAATAGTCCGGCCATCTTGCCATGTAAGTCATATAAAATGGCATGTTGAACTGCATCACATGTCAAAAACTCATTTCAAATTCCAACAAAAAAGCACTATAAATCATGTTAAAATTCCCAATTTTTACAAATTAGTACAAATCATACTAAAAATCTTTTAAAAGAGGCCCTACAAAGATGTTAAATTTCGTTCAAATTCTACACTCTCAATCCCAAAATAAGAATCGCTTTAGCTCACTTCACGCCCATTAAGAAAAAACAATAAATACAAGGTATAGTTTACTAAGTTACTCCCAATATATGTTTCTTGAGAATTGAACACTATTAAGAAAAAGTAATTCTTTAATATAAGAGTATAGGTGGAAACAAttacctaattttttttttttcttgaattcctaaagaacacttattttgggacaactctttttttttttttaattgctaaagcacacttattttgggacggatgGAGTAAAAGTCAAAGCAAATCATGTCAAAATTCGCTTTCAAAATCCTAGAAAAGCACCATAAATCATGTGAACACTCATTTCAAAATTTCTAAAAGGCACTTAAAATCATCTTAAAACTTGTTTCTAATTCAGAACACTCTAATAATTATGCAATTTTCgttaagaattaaaaaaaaaaaaaaaggaaatatatgGCTTACAGTTTCAGTAAGATGATCAAGATTAACAGAGGCGAAACGGAGAAGGTCATTGCAGCTGAATCTACGAATCGTAGTCatcccctttctctctcttctttcccctttctctctctacgCACTCATATGTGAGGGCACATAATGGACCCCCGATACCCTTTTGCACTCAGATGTCAACATGACGGCCCATAACCCGGCCCAGAAACGAAAAGTCCACGCCGGTCAATTGACCACATAACCAAAACGTCGTCGTCCTGTTCGTCTAACAAGTAACACCCCACGGCTCTTCATGAAATGCTCTATGACGACTCACacgccattttttatttttctgattagATATCATGTAACGCTATCTGGGTCACTGGTTATATAGCTTATGTAAATCGTCTCGTTACTAGTTAGACTCATGCAGATATTAGTAATGTAGAGATTAGTTatgtgatttttattttttatataagaaTTATATAGTTATGCAGTATTTAATTCTTTTGTTTAGTTATCTCATCTTTTATACCGCATACATAAATTTTCTCATAATTTATATATGTGTTATTTATGGAGGTTTTAAAATTGCAAACCAAACATTGTATTAGGTGTGTGAATTTCATACATATcaaaaaaatgttaccaaacgTGATATTTAATTACTTATGTAAAATTTAACATATGAATAACTTAGctcctaaccagctaccaaacaaGGGTCAAAAGTGGGATCACTATAAGGTTTTAGTTATATGGCTTTCTCAAGTGTATAGCTAGCTAGTTGTTTTTCTTGTCCCGTtttataattccatcattttcGTTTTTCGATATAATAATTCATCTTTATTATAGTTGTAGTTTTAATCATCTGACTACATTTCATCGCTATATATGGCTTACCGTAAAAACAAAAGTGATTAATAGTCTGTTtagccaagcttatttttcccccaaaagtatttattttttcaataagtgcttattttaaaaaaaaaaaagtgaggtgtttggtcaagtttttgggagaaaataagtgattttagggagtagcagaagcagtttttcaaaagctaaaaaaaatagcttttgcccaaaagtacttttgagaaaaatacacatagaaatactatttaaaagtttgaccaaacactaattgctgctcaaaagtactttttaaaataaactgtttttagaagcttggccaaacagactataaTAGCATATAAATTACTTACTAAGTAGTATAATTGTTAATCAATTCAAAATAAAATTGTCACCGTGAATTCTAGATCTTATCCTGGACGAGATGGGCTAGCTGCGTACTCTTCTGAAGAAAATGGGAGCCCCTCAGGTTTTTCCACCGGATTCGATCATTCAGTTTTACTAGCATTTATGATATGATATCATCAAACATTTGGTTATGGCGGTCAACATCCTATACGTAATCCAACTAAACTAACCGAATTTGATCTGGTTCAGTTGATCTGGCTGCCCATGTTTCTTTTCTACTTTGATTTTCTTTCTTTCCATGTCTGATATTATTGGGGGGGAAAAGGAGGTTTTTCTGAACAACTAGCATTACTTAAGGAGCCCATTTTTATTtcctttaggggtcgttt
Encoded here:
- the LOC132644181 gene encoding N-terminal acetyltransferase B complex catalytic subunit NAA20, whose protein sequence is MTTIRRFSCNDLLRFASVNLDHLTETFNMPFYMTYMARWPDYFHVAEAPGGHIMGYIMGKVEGQGESWHGHVTAVTVAPEYRRQQLAKKLMNLLEDVSDKIDKAYFVDLFVRASNTPAIKMYEKLDYVIYRRVLRYYSGEEDGLDMRKALSRDVERKSIIPLRRPVTPDELEYD